In Populus alba chromosome 1, ASM523922v2, whole genome shotgun sequence, a single window of DNA contains:
- the LOC118035871 gene encoding uncharacterized protein isoform X2, translating to MGAVFEKIVTYYDIRIIRLSLEALLSRMGKRRRFPDIEQDRDIQTREDKLGFCEKRNDLLKYTRSAERAIKYHNKKHKGAKFKLVEIISACSFFSMGVWEHINFTASEDDKSLKLFFAELSHGEAHWGRNHNTEAEKITACCLLEEGIYSRDSLVIFMLFVEELSIMHPYPLQHGKELHHKYLCGDCRLLSYVISIYRMIYPAKFIKVGVMGKTCQQTIMPFKMAINATSCLQIMNTKLCKNAKGLPDKRKERVQEHHHQRWSIVLAVFG from the exons ATGGGCGCCGTCTTTGAGAAGATTGTAACGTATTATGATATTAGAATAATTCGATTAAGCCTCGAGGCTCTTCTGAGTCGGATGGGAAAGAGAAGACGTTTTCCGGATATTGAACAAGATCGGGATATTCAAACTCGAGAAGACAAGCTTGGGTTTTGTGAGAAACG GAATGACCTGCTAAAATACACAAGGAGTGCAGAAAGAGCCATAAAATACCACAACAAGAAGCACAAG GGTGCTAAATTTAAGCTGGTGGAGATCATATCTgcatgttctttcttttctatggGTGTTTGGGAGCATATCAACTTCACTGCTTCTGAAGATGACAAGTCcctgaaattattttttgcagaATTGTCACATGGAGAAGCTCACTGGGGAAGGAATCATAATACAGAAGCTGAAAAAATCACTGCATGTTGTTTGTTGGAAGAAG GGATTTACAGCAGGGATTCGCTGGTGATTTTCATGCTTTTTGTTGAGGAGCTTTCTATTATGCATCCCTACCCACTTCAGCATGGAAAGGAATTGCACCACAAATACTTATGTGGCGATTGTCGGCTTTTATCATATGTTATATCCATTTATCGTATGATATATCCTGCAAAATTTATTAAAGTCGGTGTGATGGGGAAAACATGTCAGCAAACTATTATGCCTTTCAAG ATGGCTATCAATGCAACATCATGTTTACAAATAATGAACACCAAGCTTTGCAAAAATGCCAAAGGGTTACCTGATAAACGAAAGGAAAGGGTTCAAGAACATCATCATCAAAGGTGGTCGATTGTACTAGCAGTTTTTGGTTGA
- the LOC118035871 gene encoding uncharacterized protein isoform X4 — MGAVFEKIVTYYDIRIIRLSLEALLSRMGKRRRFPDIEQDRDIQTREDKLGFCEKRNDLLKYTRSAERAIKYHNKKHKGAKFKLVEIISACSFFSMGVWEHINFTASEDDKSLKLFFAELSHGEAHWGRNHNTEAEKITACCLLEEGGLCISFVPSYARSGIYSRDSLVIFMLFVEELSIMHPYPLQHGKELHHKYLCGDCRLLSYVISIYRMIYPAKFIKVGVMGKTCQQTIMPFKLSC; from the exons ATGGGCGCCGTCTTTGAGAAGATTGTAACGTATTATGATATTAGAATAATTCGATTAAGCCTCGAGGCTCTTCTGAGTCGGATGGGAAAGAGAAGACGTTTTCCGGATATTGAACAAGATCGGGATATTCAAACTCGAGAAGACAAGCTTGGGTTTTGTGAGAAACG GAATGACCTGCTAAAATACACAAGGAGTGCAGAAAGAGCCATAAAATACCACAACAAGAAGCACAAG GGTGCTAAATTTAAGCTGGTGGAGATCATATCTgcatgttctttcttttctatggGTGTTTGGGAGCATATCAACTTCACTGCTTCTGAAGATGACAAGTCcctgaaattattttttgcagaATTGTCACATGGAGAAGCTCACTGGGGAAGGAATCATAATACAGAAGCTGAAAAAATCACTGCATGTTGTTTGTTGGAAGAAGGTGGATTATGCAtttcttttgttccttcttATGCGCGCTCTG GGATTTACAGCAGGGATTCGCTGGTGATTTTCATGCTTTTTGTTGAGGAGCTTTCTATTATGCATCCCTACCCACTTCAGCATGGAAAGGAATTGCACCACAAATACTTATGTGGCGATTGTCGGCTTTTATCATATGTTATATCCATTTATCGTATGATATATCCTGCAAAATTTATTAAAGTCGGTGTGATGGGGAAAACATGTCAGCAAACTATTATGCCTTTCAAG cTTTCGTGTTGA
- the LOC118035871 gene encoding uncharacterized protein isoform X3 — MGAVFEKIVTYYDIRIIRLSLEALLSRMGKRRRFPDIEQDRDIQTREDKLGFCEKRNDLLKYTRSAERAIKYHNKKHKGAKFKLVEIISACSFFSMGVWEHINFTASEDDKSLKLFFAELSHGEAHWGRNHNTEAEKITACCLLEEGGLCISFVPSYARSGIYSRDSLVIFMLFVEELSIMHPYPLQHGKELHHKYLCGDCRLLSYVISIYRMIYPAKFIKVGVMGKTCQQTIMPFKFAVGCAWAPVIAVLY, encoded by the exons ATGGGCGCCGTCTTTGAGAAGATTGTAACGTATTATGATATTAGAATAATTCGATTAAGCCTCGAGGCTCTTCTGAGTCGGATGGGAAAGAGAAGACGTTTTCCGGATATTGAACAAGATCGGGATATTCAAACTCGAGAAGACAAGCTTGGGTTTTGTGAGAAACG GAATGACCTGCTAAAATACACAAGGAGTGCAGAAAGAGCCATAAAATACCACAACAAGAAGCACAAG GGTGCTAAATTTAAGCTGGTGGAGATCATATCTgcatgttctttcttttctatggGTGTTTGGGAGCATATCAACTTCACTGCTTCTGAAGATGACAAGTCcctgaaattattttttgcagaATTGTCACATGGAGAAGCTCACTGGGGAAGGAATCATAATACAGAAGCTGAAAAAATCACTGCATGTTGTTTGTTGGAAGAAGGTGGATTATGCAtttcttttgttccttcttATGCGCGCTCTG GGATTTACAGCAGGGATTCGCTGGTGATTTTCATGCTTTTTGTTGAGGAGCTTTCTATTATGCATCCCTACCCACTTCAGCATGGAAAGGAATTGCACCACAAATACTTATGTGGCGATTGTCGGCTTTTATCATATGTTATATCCATTTATCGTATGATATATCCTGCAAAATTTATTAAAGTCGGTGTGATGGGGAAAACATGTCAGCAAACTATTATGCCTTTCAAG TTTGCTGTGGGGTGTGCTTGGGCTCCTGTGATTGCAGTTCTTTATTAG
- the LOC118035871 gene encoding uncharacterized protein isoform X6: MVLIHHAVEFYNNKSKGAKFKLVEIISACSFFSMGVWEHINFTASEDDKSLKLFFAELSHGEAHWGRNHNTEAEKITACCLLEEGGLCISFVPSYARSGIYSRDSLVIFMLFVEELSIMHPYPLQHGKELHHKYLCGDCRLLSYVISIYRMIYPAKFIKVGVMGKTCQQTIMPFKMAINATSCLQIMNTKLCKNAKGLPDKRKERVQEHHHQRWSIVLAVFG; encoded by the exons ATGGTGTTGATCCATCATGCTGTAGAATTCTATAACAACAAGTCCAAG GGTGCTAAATTTAAGCTGGTGGAGATCATATCTgcatgttctttcttttctatggGTGTTTGGGAGCATATCAACTTCACTGCTTCTGAAGATGACAAGTCcctgaaattattttttgcagaATTGTCACATGGAGAAGCTCACTGGGGAAGGAATCATAATACAGAAGCTGAAAAAATCACTGCATGTTGTTTGTTGGAAGAAGGTGGATTATGCAtttcttttgttccttcttATGCGCGCTCTG GGATTTACAGCAGGGATTCGCTGGTGATTTTCATGCTTTTTGTTGAGGAGCTTTCTATTATGCATCCCTACCCACTTCAGCATGGAAAGGAATTGCACCACAAATACTTATGTGGCGATTGTCGGCTTTTATCATATGTTATATCCATTTATCGTATGATATATCCTGCAAAATTTATTAAAGTCGGTGTGATGGGGAAAACATGTCAGCAAACTATTATGCCTTTCAAG ATGGCTATCAATGCAACATCATGTTTACAAATAATGAACACCAAGCTTTGCAAAAATGCCAAAGGGTTACCTGATAAACGAAAGGAAAGGGTTCAAGAACATCATCATCAAAGGTGGTCGATTGTACTAGCAGTTTTTGGTTGA
- the LOC118035871 gene encoding uncharacterized protein isoform X5, giving the protein MGAVFEKIVTYYDIRIIRLSLEALLSRMGKRRRFPDIEQDRDIQTREDKLGFCEKRNDLLKYTRSAERAIKYHNKKHKGAKFKLVEIISACSFFSMGVWEHINFTASEDDKSLKLFFAELSHGEAHWGRNHNTEAEKITACCLLEEGGLCISFVPSYARSGIYSRDSLVIFMLFVEELSIMHPYPLQHGKELHHKYLCGDCRLLSYVISIYRMIYPAKFIKVGVMGKTCQQTIMPFK; this is encoded by the exons ATGGGCGCCGTCTTTGAGAAGATTGTAACGTATTATGATATTAGAATAATTCGATTAAGCCTCGAGGCTCTTCTGAGTCGGATGGGAAAGAGAAGACGTTTTCCGGATATTGAACAAGATCGGGATATTCAAACTCGAGAAGACAAGCTTGGGTTTTGTGAGAAACG GAATGACCTGCTAAAATACACAAGGAGTGCAGAAAGAGCCATAAAATACCACAACAAGAAGCACAAG GGTGCTAAATTTAAGCTGGTGGAGATCATATCTgcatgttctttcttttctatggGTGTTTGGGAGCATATCAACTTCACTGCTTCTGAAGATGACAAGTCcctgaaattattttttgcagaATTGTCACATGGAGAAGCTCACTGGGGAAGGAATCATAATACAGAAGCTGAAAAAATCACTGCATGTTGTTTGTTGGAAGAAGGTGGATTATGCAtttcttttgttccttcttATGCGCGCTCTG GGATTTACAGCAGGGATTCGCTGGTGATTTTCATGCTTTTTGTTGAGGAGCTTTCTATTATGCATCCCTACCCACTTCAGCATGGAAAGGAATTGCACCACAAATACTTATGTGGCGATTGTCGGCTTTTATCATATGTTATATCCATTTATCGTATGATATATCCTGCAAAATTTATTAAAGTCGGTGTGATGGGGAAAACATGTCAGCAAACTATTATGCCTTTCAAG TGA
- the LOC118035871 gene encoding uncharacterized protein isoform X1 has translation MGAVFEKIVTYYDIRIIRLSLEALLSRMGKRRRFPDIEQDRDIQTREDKLGFCEKRNDLLKYTRSAERAIKYHNKKHKGAKFKLVEIISACSFFSMGVWEHINFTASEDDKSLKLFFAELSHGEAHWGRNHNTEAEKITACCLLEEGGLCISFVPSYARSGIYSRDSLVIFMLFVEELSIMHPYPLQHGKELHHKYLCGDCRLLSYVISIYRMIYPAKFIKVGVMGKTCQQTIMPFKMAINATSCLQIMNTKLCKNAKGLPDKRKERVQEHHHQRWSIVLAVFG, from the exons ATGGGCGCCGTCTTTGAGAAGATTGTAACGTATTATGATATTAGAATAATTCGATTAAGCCTCGAGGCTCTTCTGAGTCGGATGGGAAAGAGAAGACGTTTTCCGGATATTGAACAAGATCGGGATATTCAAACTCGAGAAGACAAGCTTGGGTTTTGTGAGAAACG GAATGACCTGCTAAAATACACAAGGAGTGCAGAAAGAGCCATAAAATACCACAACAAGAAGCACAAG GGTGCTAAATTTAAGCTGGTGGAGATCATATCTgcatgttctttcttttctatggGTGTTTGGGAGCATATCAACTTCACTGCTTCTGAAGATGACAAGTCcctgaaattattttttgcagaATTGTCACATGGAGAAGCTCACTGGGGAAGGAATCATAATACAGAAGCTGAAAAAATCACTGCATGTTGTTTGTTGGAAGAAGGTGGATTATGCAtttcttttgttccttcttATGCGCGCTCTG GGATTTACAGCAGGGATTCGCTGGTGATTTTCATGCTTTTTGTTGAGGAGCTTTCTATTATGCATCCCTACCCACTTCAGCATGGAAAGGAATTGCACCACAAATACTTATGTGGCGATTGTCGGCTTTTATCATATGTTATATCCATTTATCGTATGATATATCCTGCAAAATTTATTAAAGTCGGTGTGATGGGGAAAACATGTCAGCAAACTATTATGCCTTTCAAG ATGGCTATCAATGCAACATCATGTTTACAAATAATGAACACCAAGCTTTGCAAAAATGCCAAAGGGTTACCTGATAAACGAAAGGAAAGGGTTCAAGAACATCATCATCAAAGGTGGTCGATTGTACTAGCAGTTTTTGGTTGA